The following coding sequences lie in one Arabidopsis thaliana chromosome 3, partial sequence genomic window:
- a CDS encoding Synaptobrevin family protein, whose product MTLSTALDRSEKIELLVDKIREPLFTGTRFQSARNENDKMWFQNMKIKLIVLGIIIFLSVNSHRHHRVNSHNSHIALQVDGKLFPGIWDKDCCDNPFWRVL is encoded by the exons ATGACATTGAGTACT GCTCTTGATCGCAGTGAAAAAATTGAGCTTCTAGTGGACAAAATCCGAGAACCTTTGTTCACAG GCACAAGATTCCAGAGCGCCAGGAACGAAAATGACAAGATGTGGTTTCAGAACATGAAGATTAAGCTCATAGTCCTTggtatcatcatcttcctctcgGTTAATTCTCATCGTCATCATCGCGTTAATTCTCATAATTCCCATATTGCTCTACAAGTTGATGGGAAACTCTTCCCG GGTATTTGGGACAAAGATTGTTGTGATAATCCATTCTGGCGAGTCTTATGA
- the RLP41 gene encoding receptor like protein 41 (receptor like protein 41 (RLP41); FUNCTIONS IN: kinase activity; INVOLVED IN: signal transduction, defense response; LOCATED IN: endomembrane system; EXPRESSED IN: 19 plant structures; EXPRESSED DURING: 12 growth stages; CONTAINS InterPro DOMAIN/s: Leucine-rich repeat (InterPro:IPR001611); BEST Arabidopsis thaliana protein match is: receptor like protein 40 (TAIR:AT3G24982.1); Has 100338 Blast hits to 28106 proteins in 1068 species: Archae - 55; Bacteria - 6779; Metazoa - 21043; Fungi - 1251; Plants - 63659; Viruses - 32; Other Eukaryotes - 7519 (source: NCBI BLink).), which produces MSELLLRLNFLLLLLLSCVSPSSFVTFNNPVVGLGACGPHQIQAFTQFKNEFNTRACNHSSPWNGVWCDNSTGAVTKIQFMACLSGTLKSNSSLFQFHELRSLLLIHNNFTSSSISSKFGMLNKLEVLFLSSSGFLGQVPFSFSNLSMLSALDLSDNELTGSLSFVRNLRKLRVLDVSYNHFSGILNPNSSLFELHHLTYLSLGSNSFTSSTLPYEFGNLNKLELLDVSSNSFFGQVPPTISNLTQLTELYLPLNDFTGSLPLVQNLTKLSILALFGNHFSGTIPSSLFTMPFLSYLSLKGNNLNGSIEVPNSSSSSRLESLYLGKNHFEGKILKPISKLINLKELDLSFLSTSYPIDLSLFSSFKSLLVLDLTGDWISQAGLSSDSYISLTLEALYMKQCNISDFPNILKSLPNLECIDVSNNRVSGKIPEWLWSLPRLSSVFIGDNLLTGFEGSSEILVNSSVQILVLDSNSLEGALPHLPLSIIYFSARYNRFKGDIPLSICNRSSLDVLDLRYNNFTGPIPPCLSNLLFLNLRKNNLEGSIPDTYFADAPLRSLDVGYNRLTGKLPRSLLNCSALQFLSVDHNGIEDTFPFYLKVLPKLQVLLLSSNKFYGPLSPPNQGSLGFPELRILEIAGNKLTGSLPQDFFVNWKASSLTMNEDQGLYMVYSKVVYGIYYLSYLATIDLQYKGLSMEQKWVLTSSATIDLSGNRLEGEIPESIGLLKALIALNLSNNAFTGHIPLSLANLVKIESLDLSSNQLSGTIPNGLGTLSFLAYVNVSHNQLNGEIPQGTQITGQPKSSFEGNAGLCGLPLQQRCFGTNAPPAHQFKEEEDEEQEQVLNWEGVAIGYGVGVLLGLAIAQLIASYKPEWLACLIKSRNR; this is translated from the coding sequence ATGTCTGAATTGCTTCTCCGTTTGAATTTTCTCTTGCTCCTCTTACTCTCTTGTGTCTCCCCTTCAAGCTTCGTCACTTTTAATAACCCTGTTGTTGGTCTTGGTGCTTGTGGTCCCCACCAGATTCAAGCGTTTACGCAGTTCAAGAACGAGTTTAATACTCGTGCTTGCAACCATAGTTCCCCTTGGAATGGAGTGTGGTGCGATAACTCTACGGGCGCAGTCACGAAGATACAATTCATGGCCTGTCTCAGTGGAACTCTGAAATCCAACAGTAGTCTTTTCCAGTTTCATGAGCTTCGTTCCCTTCTTCTCATCCATAACAACTTCACCTCctcttcaatttcttccaAGTTTGGAATGCTCAACAAATTAGAGGTATTGTTTCTTTCAAGTAGTGGCTTCCTCGGCCAAGTTCCTTTTTCATTCAGTAACCTAAGCATGCTTTCCGCTTTAGACCTTTCCGATAACGAGCTCACTGGTAGTTTATCATTTGTGCGGAATCTACGCAAGCTCAGAGTTTTAGATGTTTCTTATAATCATTTCTCTGGAATTTTGAATCCCAATAGTAGCCTCTTTGAGTTGCACCACCTCACTTACCTTAGTCTCGGTTCTAACAGCTTCACCTCCTCTACACTCCCGTATGAATTTGGCAATCTCAACAAACTAGAGTTATTGGATGTTAGCTCTAATAGCTTCTTCGGTCAAGTTCCCCCCACAATTAGTAACCTCACCCAGTTAACCGAGTTGTACCTTCCCTTGAACGACTTCACTGGTAGTCTTCCACTTGTACAAAATCTAACCAAGCTCTCCATTCTAGCACTTTTTGGTAATCACTTCTCTGGAACAatcccttcttctctcttcactATGCCTTTCTTATCCTATCTTTCATTAAAAGGAAACAATCTCAACGGTTCAATTGAAGTTCCTAACTCCTCTTCGTCATCAAGGCTAGAGAGTTTGTACCTAGGTAAAAACcattttgaaggaaaaatcCTAAAGCCTATCTCAAAGCTCATCAACCTCAAAGAGCTCGACCTTTCTTTCCTAAGCACAAGCTACCCAATTGACTTAAGtctcttttcctctttcaAATCCTTGTTGGTCCTCGATCTTACCGGTGATTGGATATCTCAGGCAGGTTTAAGTTCGGATTCATACATCTCATTGACCTTGGAAGCATTGTATATGAAGCAGTGCAACATCAGTGATTTCCCAAACATCTTAAAGAGCCTTCCGAATTTGGAGTGTATTGACGTATCCAACAATAGAGTCAGTGGGAAAATCCCAGAGTGGTTATGGAGCCTTCCTCGTCTGAGCTCAGTGTTCATTGGAGATAATTTGTTAACTGGCTTCGAAGGTTCATCAgaaattttagtaaattcaTCGGTGCAGATCTTAGTTTTGGATTCAAACAGTTTAGAAGGGGCACTTCCGCATCTACCACTCTCTATCATCTACTTCTCTGCAAGATACAATAGATTCAAAGGCGACATACCTCTTTCAATCTGCAATAGAAGCTCGCTTGATGTCCTTGATTTAAgatacaacaacttcaccGGTCCAATTCCGCCATGTCTCAGTAACTTACTATTTTTGAATCTCCGGAAGAACAACTTGGAAGGAAGTATTCCAGACACTTATTTTGCCGATGCACCTCTACGGTCACTCGACGTTGGCTACAATCGATTAACGGGAAAGCTTCCAAGGTCTCTTCTAAATTGCTCAGCTCTACAGTTTCTTAGTGTGGACCACAACGGAATCGAAGATACATTTCCTTTTTACCTTAAGGTTTTACCGAAATTGCAAGTCCTTCTCCTCAGTTCAAACAAATTCTATGGTCCTCTATCTCCTCCAAATCAAGGCTCTCTGGGTTTTCCTGAGCTGCGGATACTTGAGATAGCTGGTAATAAACTAACCGGAAGCTTGCCCCaagatttttttgtgaactGGAAAGCATCATCACTCACGATGAATGAAGATCAAGGTCTATATATGGTATATAGCAAGGTTGTTTACGGGATTTATTACCTCAGCTATCTGGCAACTATAGATTTACAATATAAAGGTCTATCTATGGAGCAAAAGTGGGTTCTTACTTCCTCAGCCACCATTGATCTTTCTGGAAACAGACTTGAAGGAGAAATTCCTGAATCTATCGGTCTCTTAAAGGCACTAATCGCACTCAACTTATCGAACAACGCCTTCACAGGCCATATTCCTCTGTCTTTGGCCAATCTTGTGAAGATCGAGTCACTAGACCTATCAAGTAACCAACTCTCAGGGACCATTCCTAATGGACTAGGGACTCTCTCGTTTTTGGCGTACGTGAACGTGTCTCACAACCAACTCAACGGTGAAATACCACAAGGAACACAGATAACTGGGCAACCTAAATCGTCATTTGAAGGAAATGCAGGGCTTTGTGGTTTGCCTCTTCAACAAAGATGCTTTGGGACTAATGCACCACCAGCACATCagtttaaagaagaagaagatgaagaacaggAACAAGTGTTGAACTGGGAAGGCGTGGCAATAGGGTATGGGGTTGGAGTGTTACTTGGATTGGCAATAGCACAACTCATTGCTTCATACAAACCAGAGTGGCTAGCTTGTCTGATTAAGAGCAGAAACCGTTAA
- a CDS encoding Synaptobrevin family protein (Synaptobrevin family protein; FUNCTIONS IN: molecular_function unknown; INVOLVED IN: vesicle-mediated transport; LOCATED IN: integral to membrane; CONTAINS InterPro DOMAIN/s: Synaptobrevin (InterPro:IPR001388); Has 199 Blast hits to 199 proteins in 22 species: Archae - 0; Bacteria - 0; Metazoa - 0; Fungi - 0; Plants - 197; Viruses - 0; Other Eukaryotes - 2 (source: NCBI BLink).), with product MTLSTALDRSEKIELLVDKIREPLFTGTRFQSARNENDKMWFQNMKIKLIVLGIIIFLSVNSHRHHRVNSHNSHIALQVDGKLFPFSSGKSPVQLTNPGDHTLLFQTPKGIIEICPRTPFKPRSAVFVTLIN from the exons ATGACATTGAGTACT GCTCTTGATCGCAGTGAAAAAATTGAGCTTCTAGTGGACAAAATCCGAGAACCTTTGTTCACAG GCACAAGATTCCAGAGCGCCAGGAACGAAAATGACAAGATGTGGTTTCAGAACATGAAGATTAAGCTCATAGTCCTTggtatcatcatcttcctctcgGTTAATTCTCATCGTCATCATCGCGTTAATTCTCATAATTCCCATATTGCTCTACAAGTTGATGGGAAACTCTTCCCG TTCAGCTCTGGGAAATCTCCGGTGCAGTTGACGAATCCGGGTGACCACACTCTTCTCTTTCAGACGCCAAAAGGGATAATAGAGATATGTCCTCGTACCCCATTTAAACCGAGAAGTGCAGTGTTTGTGACGCTTATCAACtga
- a CDS encoding Synaptobrevin family protein, whose protein sequence is MTLSTALDRSEKIELLVDKIREPLFTGTRFQSARNENDKMWFQNMKIKLIVLGIIIFLSVNSHRHHRVNSHNSHIALQVDGKLFPDDLKELSMQEL, encoded by the exons ATGACATTGAGTACT GCTCTTGATCGCAGTGAAAAAATTGAGCTTCTAGTGGACAAAATCCGAGAACCTTTGTTCACAG GCACAAGATTCCAGAGCGCCAGGAACGAAAATGACAAGATGTGGTTTCAGAACATGAAGATTAAGCTCATAGTCCTTggtatcatcatcttcctctcgGTTAATTCTCATCGTCATCATCGCGTTAATTCTCATAATTCCCATATTGCTCTACAAGTTGATGGGAAACTCTTCCCG GACGACCTAAAAGAATTGTCGATGCAAGAACTTTAG
- the RLP41 gene encoding receptor like protein 41 produces MQNYFLSLFIPIFSLTFLIPKSILSFKAVFIMSELLLRLNFLLLLLLSCVSPSSFVTFNNPVVGLGACGPHQIQAFTQFKNEFNTRACNHSSPWNGVWCDNSTGAVTKIQFMACLSGTLKSNSSLFQFHELRSLLLIHNNFTSSSISSKFGMLNKLEVLFLSSSGFLGQVPFSFSNLSMLSALDLSDNELTGSLSFVRNLRKLRVLDVSYNHFSGILNPNSSLFELHHLTYLSLGSNSFTSSTLPYEFGNLNKLELLDVSSNSFFGQVPPTISNLTQLTELYLPLNDFTGSLPLVQNLTKLSILALFGNHFSGTIPSSLFTMPFLSYLSLKGNNLNGSIEVPNSSSSSRLESLYLGKNHFEGKILKPISKLINLKELDLSFLSTSYPIDLSLFSSFKSLLVLDLTGDWISQAGLSSDSYISLTLEALYMKQCNISDFPNILKSLPNLECIDVSNNRVSGKIPEWLWSLPRLSSVFIGDNLLTGFEGSSEILVNSSVQILVLDSNSLEGALPHLPLSIIYFSARYNRFKGDIPLSICNRSSLDVLDLRYNNFTGPIPPCLSNLLFLNLRKNNLEGSIPDTYFADAPLRSLDVGYNRLTGKLPRSLLNCSALQFLSVDHNGIEDTFPFYLKVLPKLQVLLLSSNKFYGPLSPPNQGSLGFPELRILEIAGNKLTGSLPQDFFVNWKASSLTMNEDQGLYMVYSKVVYGIYYLSYLATIDLQYKGLSMEQKWVLTSSATIDLSGNRLEGEIPESIGLLKALIALNLSNNAFTGHIPLSLANLVKIESLDLSSNQLSGTIPNGLGTLSFLAYVNVSHNQLNGEIPQGTQITGQPKSSFEGNAGLCGLPLQQRCFGTNAPPAHQFKEEEDEEQEQVLNWEGVAIGYGVGVLLGLAIAQLIASYKPEWLACLIKSRNR; encoded by the coding sequence ATGCAAAACTACTTCCTATCTTTATTTATACCAatcttctctctcacatttCTTATACCAAAATCCATTCTTTCTTTCAAAGCTGTTTTCATCATGTCTGAATTGCTTCTCCGTTTGAATTTTCTCTTGCTCCTCTTACTCTCTTGTGTCTCCCCTTCAAGCTTCGTCACTTTTAATAACCCTGTTGTTGGTCTTGGTGCTTGTGGTCCCCACCAGATTCAAGCGTTTACGCAGTTCAAGAACGAGTTTAATACTCGTGCTTGCAACCATAGTTCCCCTTGGAATGGAGTGTGGTGCGATAACTCTACGGGCGCAGTCACGAAGATACAATTCATGGCCTGTCTCAGTGGAACTCTGAAATCCAACAGTAGTCTTTTCCAGTTTCATGAGCTTCGTTCCCTTCTTCTCATCCATAACAACTTCACCTCctcttcaatttcttccaAGTTTGGAATGCTCAACAAATTAGAGGTATTGTTTCTTTCAAGTAGTGGCTTCCTCGGCCAAGTTCCTTTTTCATTCAGTAACCTAAGCATGCTTTCCGCTTTAGACCTTTCCGATAACGAGCTCACTGGTAGTTTATCATTTGTGCGGAATCTACGCAAGCTCAGAGTTTTAGATGTTTCTTATAATCATTTCTCTGGAATTTTGAATCCCAATAGTAGCCTCTTTGAGTTGCACCACCTCACTTACCTTAGTCTCGGTTCTAACAGCTTCACCTCCTCTACACTCCCGTATGAATTTGGCAATCTCAACAAACTAGAGTTATTGGATGTTAGCTCTAATAGCTTCTTCGGTCAAGTTCCCCCCACAATTAGTAACCTCACCCAGTTAACCGAGTTGTACCTTCCCTTGAACGACTTCACTGGTAGTCTTCCACTTGTACAAAATCTAACCAAGCTCTCCATTCTAGCACTTTTTGGTAATCACTTCTCTGGAACAatcccttcttctctcttcactATGCCTTTCTTATCCTATCTTTCATTAAAAGGAAACAATCTCAACGGTTCAATTGAAGTTCCTAACTCCTCTTCGTCATCAAGGCTAGAGAGTTTGTACCTAGGTAAAAACcattttgaaggaaaaatcCTAAAGCCTATCTCAAAGCTCATCAACCTCAAAGAGCTCGACCTTTCTTTCCTAAGCACAAGCTACCCAATTGACTTAAGtctcttttcctctttcaAATCCTTGTTGGTCCTCGATCTTACCGGTGATTGGATATCTCAGGCAGGTTTAAGTTCGGATTCATACATCTCATTGACCTTGGAAGCATTGTATATGAAGCAGTGCAACATCAGTGATTTCCCAAACATCTTAAAGAGCCTTCCGAATTTGGAGTGTATTGACGTATCCAACAATAGAGTCAGTGGGAAAATCCCAGAGTGGTTATGGAGCCTTCCTCGTCTGAGCTCAGTGTTCATTGGAGATAATTTGTTAACTGGCTTCGAAGGTTCATCAgaaattttagtaaattcaTCGGTGCAGATCTTAGTTTTGGATTCAAACAGTTTAGAAGGGGCACTTCCGCATCTACCACTCTCTATCATCTACTTCTCTGCAAGATACAATAGATTCAAAGGCGACATACCTCTTTCAATCTGCAATAGAAGCTCGCTTGATGTCCTTGATTTAAgatacaacaacttcaccGGTCCAATTCCGCCATGTCTCAGTAACTTACTATTTTTGAATCTCCGGAAGAACAACTTGGAAGGAAGTATTCCAGACACTTATTTTGCCGATGCACCTCTACGGTCACTCGACGTTGGCTACAATCGATTAACGGGAAAGCTTCCAAGGTCTCTTCTAAATTGCTCAGCTCTACAGTTTCTTAGTGTGGACCACAACGGAATCGAAGATACATTTCCTTTTTACCTTAAGGTTTTACCGAAATTGCAAGTCCTTCTCCTCAGTTCAAACAAATTCTATGGTCCTCTATCTCCTCCAAATCAAGGCTCTCTGGGTTTTCCTGAGCTGCGGATACTTGAGATAGCTGGTAATAAACTAACCGGAAGCTTGCCCCaagatttttttgtgaactGGAAAGCATCATCACTCACGATGAATGAAGATCAAGGTCTATATATGGTATATAGCAAGGTTGTTTACGGGATTTATTACCTCAGCTATCTGGCAACTATAGATTTACAATATAAAGGTCTATCTATGGAGCAAAAGTGGGTTCTTACTTCCTCAGCCACCATTGATCTTTCTGGAAACAGACTTGAAGGAGAAATTCCTGAATCTATCGGTCTCTTAAAGGCACTAATCGCACTCAACTTATCGAACAACGCCTTCACAGGCCATATTCCTCTGTCTTTGGCCAATCTTGTGAAGATCGAGTCACTAGACCTATCAAGTAACCAACTCTCAGGGACCATTCCTAATGGACTAGGGACTCTCTCGTTTTTGGCGTACGTGAACGTGTCTCACAACCAACTCAACGGTGAAATACCACAAGGAACACAGATAACTGGGCAACCTAAATCGTCATTTGAAGGAAATGCAGGGCTTTGTGGTTTGCCTCTTCAACAAAGATGCTTTGGGACTAATGCACCACCAGCACATCagtttaaagaagaagaagatgaagaacaggAACAAGTGTTGAACTGGGAAGGCGTGGCAATAGGGTATGGGGTTGGAGTGTTACTTGGATTGGCAATAGCACAACTCATTGCTTCATACAAACCAGAGTGGCTAGCTTGTCTGATTAAGAGCAGAAACCGTTAA
- a CDS encoding uncharacterized protein (unknown protein; Has 30201 Blast hits to 17322 proteins in 780 species: Archae - 12; Bacteria - 1396; Metazoa - 17338; Fungi - 3422; Plants - 5037; Viruses - 0; Other Eukaryotes - 2996 (source: NCBI BLink).) → MILTSPLFHFGHMSLNLGKFADLLKEDPHSTQCHPLVKTWGTSNSVKTESTDT, encoded by the coding sequence ATGATTCTGACCTCTCCATTATTTCACTTCGGTCACATGAGCCTTAACCTTGGCAAGTTTGCTGATCTTCTAAAGGAAGATCCACACAGTACTCAATGTCATCCTTTAGTTAAGACCTGGGGAACAAGTAACTCAGTTAAAACCGAATCCACAGACACTTAA
- a CDS encoding uncharacterized protein (unknown protein; Has 30201 Blast hits to 17322 proteins in 780 species: Archae - 12; Bacteria - 1396; Metazoa - 17338; Fungi - 3422; Plants - 5037; Viruses - 0; Other Eukaryotes - 2996 (source: NCBI BLink).) yields the protein MKLSSSSSFSNPLYRISPTPNRFNDLLLAKTIIFSII from the coding sequence atgaaactatcatcttcttcatcattttcaaatcCTCTTTACCGCATATCTCCTACTCCTAATCGGTTTAACGATCTTTTGTTAGCTAAaaccatcatcttctccattatcTGA
- the RLP42 gene encoding receptor like protein 42 (receptor like protein 42 (RLP42); INVOLVED IN: signal transduction, defense response; LOCATED IN: endomembrane system; EXPRESSED IN: 13 plant structures; EXPRESSED DURING: 11 growth stages; CONTAINS InterPro DOMAIN/s: Leucine-rich repeat (InterPro:IPR001611); BEST Arabidopsis thaliana protein match is: receptor like protein 40 (TAIR:AT3G24982.1); Has 101819 Blast hits to 28851 proteins in 1081 species: Archae - 42; Bacteria - 7146; Metazoa - 22681; Fungi - 1243; Plants - 63183; Viruses - 32; Other Eukaryotes - 7492 (source: NCBI BLink).) produces MSKSLLRLTFLLLLLLSCVSPSSFFTFNNPAEGPGACGPHQIQAFTQFKNEFDTRACNHSDPWNGVWCDNSTGAVTMLQLRACLSGTLKPNSSLFQFHHLRSLLLPHNNFTSSSISSKFGMLNNLEVLSLSSSGFLAQVPFSFSNLSMLSALDLSKNELTGSLSFVRNLRKLRVLDVSYNHFSGILNPNSSLFELHHLIYLNLRYNNFTSSSLPYEFGNLNKLEVLDVSSNSFFGQVPPTISNLTQLTELYLPLNDFTGSLPLVQNLTKLSILHLFGNHFSGTIPSSLFTMPFLSSIYLNKNNLSGSIEVPNSSSSSRLEHLYLGKNHLGKILEPIAKLVNLKELDLSFLNTSHPIDLSLFSSLKSLLLLDLSGDWISKASLTLDSYIPSTLEVLRLEHCDISEFPNVFKTLHNLEYIALSNNRISGKFPEWLWSLPRLSSVFITDNLLTGFEGSSEVLVNSSVQILSLDTNSLEGALPHLPLSINYFSAIDNRFGGDIPLSICNRSSLDVLDLSYNNFSGQIPPCLSNLLYLKLRKNNLEGSIPDKYYVDTPLRSFDVGYNRLTGKLPRSLINCSALQFLSVDHNGIKDTFPFYLKALPKLQVLLLSSNEFYGPLSPPNQGPLGFPELRILEIAGNKLTGSLPPDFFVNWKASSHTMNEDLGLYMVYSKVIFGNYHLTYYETIDLRYKGLSMEQENVLTSSATIDLSGNRLEGEIPESLGLLKALIALNLSNNAFTGHIPLSLANLKKIESLDLSSNQLSGTIPNGLGTLSFLAYMNVSHNQLNGEIPQGTQITGQPKSSFEGNAGLCGFPLQESCFGTNAPPAQKPKEEEEAEEDEQELNWKAVAIGYGVGVLLGLAIAQLIASYKPEWLVCLVKSRNPLRSFFGFEY; encoded by the coding sequence ATGTCTAAATCGCTTTTGCGTTTGACGTTTCTCTTGCTACTCTTACTCTCTTGTGTCTCCCCTTCAAGCTTCTTCACTTTTAATAACCCTGCTGAAGGTCCTGGTGCTTGTGGTCCCCACCAGATTCAAGCCTTTACGCAGTTCAAGAACGAGTTTGATACTCGTGCTTGCAACCATAGTGACCCTTGGAATGGAGTGTGGTGCGATAACTCCACGGGTGCGGTCACGATGCTACAACTCAGGGCATGTCTTAGCGGAACTCTGAAACCTAACAGTAGCCTTTTCCAGTTTCATCATCTCCGTTCCCTTCTTCTCCCTCATAACAACTTCACCTCctcttcaatttcttccaAGTTTGGAATGCTCAACAACTTAGAGGTATTGTCTCTTTCAAGTAGTGGCTTCCTCGCCCAAGTTCCTTTTTCATTTAGTAACCTAAGCATGCTTTCCGCTTTAGACCTTTCCAAAAACGAGCTCACTGGTAGTTTATCATTTGTGCGGAATCTACGCAAGCTCAGAGTTTTAGATGTTTCTTATAATCACTTCTCTGGAATTTTGAATCCCAATAGTAGCCTCTTTGAGTTGCACCACCTCATTTACCTTAATCTCCGTTACAACAACTTCACCTCCTCTTCACTCCCTTATGAATTTGGCAATCTCAACAAACTAGAGGTCTTGGATGTTTCCTCTAATAGCTTCTTCGGTCAAGTTCCTCCCACTATTAGTAACCTAACCCAGTTAACCGAGTTGTACCTTCCCTTGAACGACTTCACTGGTAGTCTTCCGCTTGTACAAAATCTAACCAAGCTCTCCATTCTACATCTTTTTGGTAATCACTTCTCTGGAACAatcccttcttctctcttcactATGCCTTTCTTATcatcaatttatttaaataaaaacaatctCAGTGGTTCTATTGAAGTTCCTAActcctcttcctcatcaaGGCTAGAGCATTTGTACCTAGGGAAAAACCATTTAGGAAAAATCCTAGAGCCTATCGCAAAGCTTGTTAACCTTAAAGAGCTCGACCTTTCTTTCCTAAACACAAGCCACCCAATTGACTTAAgtctcttctcctctctcaaATCTTTGTTGCTCCTCGATCTTTCCGGTGATTGGATATCAAAGGCTAGTTTAACTTTGGATTCATACATTCCATCTACCCTGGAAGTGTTGCGTTTGGAGCATTGCGACATCAGTGAGTTCCCAAACGTCTTCAAGACCCTTCATAATTTGGAGTATATTGCCTTATCCAACAATAGAATCAGTGGAAAATTTCCAGAGTGGTTATGGAGCCTTCCTCGACTGAGCTCAGTGTTCATTACAGATAATTTGTTAACTGGCTTTGAAGGGTCATCAGAAGTTTTAGTAAATTCATCAGTGCAGATCTTAAGTTTGGATACAAACAGTTTAGAAGGGGCACTCCCGCATCTACCGCTCTCTATCAACTATTTCTCTGCAATAGACAATAGATTCGGAGGCGACATACCTCTTTCAATCTGTAATAGAAGCTCGCTTGATGTCCTTGATCTAAGCTACAACAACTTCAGCGGACAAATTCCTCCATGTCTGAGTAACTTATTGTATTTGAAACTCCGAAAGAACAACTTGGAAGGAAGTATTCCTGACAAGTATTATGTGGATACGCCTCTACGATCATTCGACGTTGGTTACAATCGATTAACAGGGAAGCTCCCAAGGTCTCTTATAAATTGCTCAGCTCTACAGTTTCTAAGTGTGGACCACAACGGAATCAAAGATACATTTCCTTTTTACCTTAAGGCTTTACCGAAATTGCAAGTCCTTCTCCTCAGTTCAAACGAATTCTATGGTCCTCTATCTCCTCCTAATCAAGGTCCTCTGGGTTTTCCTGAGCTGCGGATACTGGAGATAGCTGGTAATAAACTAACCGGAAGCTTGCCCCcagatttttttgtgaattggAAAGCATCATCACACACAATGAATGAAGATCTGGGTCTATATATGGTATATAGCAAGGTTATTTTCGGGAACTATCACCTCACCTATTATGAAACTATAGATTTACGATATAAAGGTCTATCTATGGAGCAGGAGAACGTCCTTACTTCCTCAGCCACCATTGATCTTTCTGGAAACAGACTTGAAGGAGAAATTCCTGAATCTCTCGGTCTCTTAAAGGCATTGATCGCACTCAACTTATCGAACAACGCCTTCACAGGCCATATTCCTCTGTCTTTGGCTAATCTTAAGAAGATCGAGTCACTAGACCTATCAAGTAACCAACTCTCAGGGACAATTCCTAATGGACTAGGGACTCTCTCGTTTTTGGCGTACATGAACGTGTCTCACAACCAACTCAACGGTGAAATACCACAAGGAACACAAATAACTGGGCAACCTAAATCGTCCTTCGAAGGAAATGCAGGGCTTTGTGGTTTTCCTCTTCAAGAAAGTTGCTTTGGGACTAACGCGCCACCAGCACAGAAgcctaaagaagaagaagaagcggaaGAAGATGAGCAAGAGTTAAACTGGAAAGCAGTGGCAATAGGGTATGGGGTTGGAGTGTTACTTGGATTGGCGATAGCACAACTCATTGCTTCATACAAACCAGAGTGGCTAGTTTGTCTGGTTAAAAGCAGAAACCCGTTACgatctttttttggttttgagtatTAA